Proteins encoded in a region of the Podarcis muralis chromosome 4, rPodMur119.hap1.1, whole genome shotgun sequence genome:
- the GRTP1 gene encoding growth hormone-regulated TBC protein 1 isoform X1: protein MDGEEERRAKRENRESNVHRVDPYGFERPANFDYTSYEDFFSRYLVILTRRAIKWAKLLKGNRGVPKSLKVKRYIRKGIPNEHRALVWMVVSGAQSHMEQNPGYYQKLLEGDKNEKLVDTIKTDMNRTFPDNVRFRKTADPCLQKTLYNVLVAYGHHNQSVGYCQGMNFIAGYLILITRNEEESFWLLDALIGRILPDYYSPEMMGLKTDQEVLGELVKMKVPAVAELMEKHGIMWTLLVSRWFICLFIDILPVEASENLMTVLRIWDCLFYEGSKIIFRVALTLIKHHQAFILEATNFPDICDRFKEITKGPFVTECHTFMQKIFTEPGSLRMATIEKLRETCRANLIAQT, encoded by the exons AGTGGATCCGTATGGTTTTGAAAGGCCAGCAAACTTTGACTATACATCATATGAAGATTTTTTTTCTAGATACCTAGTGATACTCACAAGGAGAGCAATTAAATGGGCCAAGCTTTTAAAGGGTAACCGCGGTGTACCGAAAAGCTTAAAAG taAAACGCTATATCAGGAAAGGCATTCCAAATGAGCACCGTGCACTGGTTTGGATGGTGGTGAGTGGTGCTCAGTCCCACATGGAACAAAACCCTGGATACTACCAGAAATTACTTGAGGGAGACAAAAATGAGAAACTCGTGGACACAATTAAGACAG ACATGAATAGGACATTTCCGGATAATGTAAGGTTCCGCAAAACTGCTGATCCCTGCTTACAGAAGACACTCTACAACGTATTAGTGGCATATGGGCACCATAATCAGTCAGTGGGATACTGCCAG GGCATGAATTTCATAGCAGGCTACCTGATTCTTATCACAAGGAATGAAGAGGAATCCTTTTGGTTATTAGATGCTCTCATTGGTCGAATACTGCCTG ATTATTATAGTCCAGAAATGATGGGTCTGAAAACAGACCAAGAAGTTCTTGGAGAGCTTGTGAAAATGAAAGTTCCTGCCGTTGCAGAATTAATGGAGAAACATGGCATCATGTGGACTTTGCTGGTATCGCGTTGGTTTATATGTTTGTTCATTGACATTCTTCCAGTAGAGGCAAGTGAGAACTTGATG ACTGTACTTCGAATTTGGGACTGCTTGTTCTACGAGGGATCAAAAATAATATTTCGTGTGGCCTTAACACTAATTAAGCACCACCAAGCTTTCATTTTGGAAGCCACCAACTTCCCAGATATCTGTGATAGATTTAAAGAGATCACCAAAGGACCATTCGTAACGGAGTGTCACACTTTCATGCAG AAAATATTTACAGAGCCTGGAAGTCTGAGGATGGCTACAATAGAGAAACTACGAGAAACTTGTAGAGCAAATCTGATTGCTCAGACATAA
- the GRTP1 gene encoding growth hormone-regulated TBC protein 1 isoform X2, producing MDGEEERRAKRENRESNVHRVDPYGFERPANFDYTSYEDFFSRYLVILTRRAIKWAKLLKGNRGVPKSLKVKRYIRKGIPNEHRALVWMVVSGAQSHMEQNPGYYQKLLEGDKNEKLVDTIKTDMNRTFPDNVRFRKTADPCLQKTLYNVLVAYGHHNQSVGYCQGMNFIAGYLILITRNEEESFWLLDALIGRILPDYYSPEMMGLKTDQEVLGELVKMKVPAVAELMEKHGIMWTLLVSRWFICLFIDILPVETVLRIWDCLFYEGSKIIFRVALTLIKHHQAFILEATNFPDICDRFKEITKGPFVTECHTFMQKIFTEPGSLRMATIEKLRETCRANLIAQT from the exons AGTGGATCCGTATGGTTTTGAAAGGCCAGCAAACTTTGACTATACATCATATGAAGATTTTTTTTCTAGATACCTAGTGATACTCACAAGGAGAGCAATTAAATGGGCCAAGCTTTTAAAGGGTAACCGCGGTGTACCGAAAAGCTTAAAAG taAAACGCTATATCAGGAAAGGCATTCCAAATGAGCACCGTGCACTGGTTTGGATGGTGGTGAGTGGTGCTCAGTCCCACATGGAACAAAACCCTGGATACTACCAGAAATTACTTGAGGGAGACAAAAATGAGAAACTCGTGGACACAATTAAGACAG ACATGAATAGGACATTTCCGGATAATGTAAGGTTCCGCAAAACTGCTGATCCCTGCTTACAGAAGACACTCTACAACGTATTAGTGGCATATGGGCACCATAATCAGTCAGTGGGATACTGCCAG GGCATGAATTTCATAGCAGGCTACCTGATTCTTATCACAAGGAATGAAGAGGAATCCTTTTGGTTATTAGATGCTCTCATTGGTCGAATACTGCCTG ATTATTATAGTCCAGAAATGATGGGTCTGAAAACAGACCAAGAAGTTCTTGGAGAGCTTGTGAAAATGAAAGTTCCTGCCGTTGCAGAATTAATGGAGAAACATGGCATCATGTGGACTTTGCTGGTATCGCGTTGGTTTATATGTTTGTTCATTGACATTCTTCCAGTAGAG ACTGTACTTCGAATTTGGGACTGCTTGTTCTACGAGGGATCAAAAATAATATTTCGTGTGGCCTTAACACTAATTAAGCACCACCAAGCTTTCATTTTGGAAGCCACCAACTTCCCAGATATCTGTGATAGATTTAAAGAGATCACCAAAGGACCATTCGTAACGGAGTGTCACACTTTCATGCAG AAAATATTTACAGAGCCTGGAAGTCTGAGGATGGCTACAATAGAGAAACTACGAGAAACTTGTAGAGCAAATCTGATTGCTCAGACATAA
- the LAMP1 gene encoding lysosome-associated membrane glycoprotein 1: protein MASRYSWGLLLAAALLGFLQASSAFEVRDGKNKTCILANFSVLFTVEYNTKTSKEVKVFSLPSNAVVLPESTCGKPNDTSEVLAIGFSNNNSLKMAFVRNAGAYVVRSLTFTYNLSDASLFPNSSETGARNVSKDTDIRADLRTTYTCHSNNTIISMQNVTVLLSNVTLEAYLVNNTFSGKETVCSEDKGSTTVVPSTTSVAPTAAPTAAPKTPDVGRYNLTGCLLASMGLQLNITYTTKNQTKKWELLNLPANTTFSGNCGDSTVTLNLTSGSTDLVFYFEQNSTTDKYFLHRISVSTSLPPESIKRTFKADNDSLSALKATVGKSYKCFSEESIWISNETSLNIFNAQVQAFKITGNTFGTPEECPMDENNMLIPIIVGAALAGLVLIVLIAYLIGRKRSHAGYQTI, encoded by the exons ATGGCGTCTCGGTACAGCTGGGGGTTGCTCCTGGCGGCGGCCCTGCTGG GATTTTTACAAGCATCTTCAGCGTTTGAAGTAAGAGATGGGAAAAACAAAACCTGCATATTAGCCAATTTTTCTGTGCTATTTACAGTGGAATACAACACAAAAACCAGTAAAGAG GTCAAGGTCTTTTCACTTCCTTCTAATGCTGTGGTACTGCCAGAAAGCACATGTGGCAAGCCAAACGACACTTCAGAAGTTCTTGCAATTGGATTTAGCAACAATAACTCATTAAAGATGGCATTTGTAAGAAATGCAGGCGCCTACGTTGTCAGGAGTCTGACTTTCACCTACAACTTGTCAGATGCCAGCCTTTTCCCCAACTCAAGTGAAA CTGGAGCAAGAAATGTGTCCAAAGACACTGATATTCGAGCAGACTTAAGGACAACATATACATGTCACAGCAACAACACCATAATAAGCATGCAAAATGTAACTGTCCTTCTCAGCAACGTTACGCTTGAAGCATACCTTGTAAACAACACCTTCAGTGGAAAAG AAACTGTCTGTAGTGAAGACAAAGGGTCTACAACCGTCGTTCCCTCAACTACAAGTGTGGCACCAACTGCAGCACCAACTGCAGCCCCCAAAACTCCAGACGTTGGACGATACAATTTGACTGGCTGTTTGCTTGCTTCTATGGGCCTACAGCTTAATATTACCTACACCACCAAAAACCAG ACTAAGAAGTGGGAATTGTTGAATCTTCCAGCAAATACAACTTTCTCTGGGAATTGTGGAGACTCTACAGTTACTCTGAACTTGACTTCTGGGAGCACTGACCTGGTTTTTTATTTTGAGCAG aACTCAACCACTGACAAGTATTTTCTGCACCGTATCTCTGTGAGCACAAGTCTGCCTCCTGAATCTATAA aaagAACATTTAAAGCTGACAACGATAGCCTGAGTGCTCTCAAAGCAACAGTTGGGAAATCGTACAAGTGTTTTTCAGAAGAGAGTATTTGGATCTCAAATGAAACTTCTCTCAATATATTCAATGCTCAAGTCCAGGCTTTCAAGATCACAGGAAACACATTTGGAACAC cggAAGAATGCCCAATGGATGAAAACAATATGTTGATCCCAATCATAGTTGGTGCAGCCCTTGCTGGACTTGTCCTTATAGTGTTGATTGCATATTTAATTGGCAGAAAACGTAGCCATGCTGGCTATCAAACAATTTAA